TGAAATAAGATTGATATAAAAACTTAAAATGAAATATATAGCCGTTTTTGGTGTACTCACCGACGACTTTACTATACAAAAATACGATATTATCAAAAAAATAACTAAATTTTTAAAGGAATAGTTTACAAACCTACCAAATTTTTAAAAATCTGATAGGTTTTAACATTTTACTTCTATTTTTTTATTTATATCTTCCTAATGTGCTTAAAAGCAATTCATTTTCTTCAGGTGTTCCGATGGTTATTCTCAAACAACCTTCACAAAGTGGTTCTTTTGAGCGATTTCTGACCACAATTTCATTTTGCTTTATCAAGAAATTATACACTTCTTCTACTTTAGAAGCATCTTTTAGTTTTACCAAAATGAAATTTGTATCTGATGGATAGACTTTTTCAATAAAACTAAACTTACTTTCCTTATTATTTTCACTTCTGAGTTCTTCAATCAGTTTGTCACGCTCAAAATTCAAAACTTGAATAGCTTGTTCCACATTTTGAGAAAGACTTAAAGCCTTTAAAGCAATTTTTTGAGTAAGCATATTTACATTGTAAGGTGGCTTTGTACGCTTATAATATTCCATTATTTCAGCAGAAGAAAATGCCATTCCCAAACGAACTCCTGCCATTCCCCACGCCTTAGAAAGTGTTTGCAAGACTACAATATTTGGAAAATTCTCTAATTCATTTATAAAACTAGCTTCTTTTGCATTTTCAGCAAAATCAATATATGCCTCATCCACTACAACAATTCCATCAAAAAATTGACATAATTCTTTTATATCATTTTTATCAATCAAATTTCCTGTTGGATTATTGGGGCTACAAACAAAAATAAGTTTTGTATTGGCATCAATTTGCTTTTTTATTCCTTCCAAATCCAATTGAAAATCAGTTGTAAGCAATGTTTTTCTGATTTCTACATCGTTTATTGTTGCCGAAACTGAATACATTCCATACGTCGGAGGACAAACAATAATATTATCTTTTTGAGGAATACAGAAAATTCTGAAAAGTAAATCAATGGCTTCATCGCTTCCATTTCCTACAAAAATCTGATTTTCATTTACATTTTTCAGTTTCGAAAGCTGTGCTTTTATATCTCGTTGGTGTGGGTCAGGATAACGATTGTAGTCCGTCTGAACCATTTCTGAAAGTGGAGAACCAAGTGCATTTTCATTGGCATCTAAAAAGATAGGTGCAGGAGTTTCAAAATTTTCATCTATTTTTGTAACTTCTATATCGCTTTTTTTATATTCATCTCTTGCCGAAGAATAAGCTTTAAGTGTCAGAATATTCGGACGAATGAGTTTTTGTAAATCAAAATTTGTTTTTGATTGTGTATTTTTTGAAGTAATTATATCTTGATTCATAAAGCCGTGTAACTGATTTGCGAGTGATTTATATGATTTATAAGATGAAATACAGGATAATACAACTGAAAGTCAGCTTAGCTAATTTCTTTTTTTTTTACAAATTTAATTCATTTCTCATTAATCACTAACAATTAATCATTATTTATGCAGACTCCTCTTTCTTTCTATTTTTCAGATGTTGCCTTCGAAGCTGGTGTCGATGAAGTAGGGCGTGGTTGTTTGGCTGGAAGTGTGGTAGCTGCTGCCGTTATTTTCCCAAAAGGCTATCGAAACTCATTTTTGAACGATTCGAAAAAGTTATCTAAAAAAGATAGAGAAGAGTTGGATATAGAAATACGAGAAAGTGCGCTTTCTTTTGCTATTGCAGAAGCAAGTCCTGCCGAAATTGATAAAATTAATATTTTGAATGCTTCTTTTTTGGCAATGCAACGAGCTATTATCCAACTAAATCCTGTTCCTGAATTTTTAATTATTGATGGAAATCGTTTCAAAACTGATCTTAAAATTCCTTATGAGTGTATCATAAAAGGAGATTCGAAATACTTATCAATTGCAGCAGCTTCTATTTTAGCCAAAAATTATAGAGATGACTTTATGATAAAGTTAGCTGAAAAATATCCTTATTATGGTTGGGAAACAAATGTTGGTTATCCTACCAAAAAGCACAAACTAGGAATTGCAGAACACGGTTTAACAGAGTTTCATAGAAAAACGTTTAACAGCAGTCTGCAATTGGATTTGAGGTTTCAGAAATAGTTGTAACAAATAAATTAGCTGATTTTGAATTTTTATTCTGTCAAACCTCCTGTAAGTCGTATCAATGTTGTATTTGCATCAATCAAATTGTAAGTGGCTTGTAATTCATTAAAAGCTGCATTTTGAAAAGCATTTTGAATTTGGCGATAATCAAATGAATTTATCAAACCAGAATTATAACGCTCTTCCAAAATCTGTAAATTTTGTTCAGAGACATTTTTACTTTCTGTAGATAAAGCTAATAATTGTCTTCTGACATTATACAAATCAAAAGCTCTTGCCAAATCTCTTGAGAGCGTGAGTTTGTTTTGGTCAATAGTAAGATTGCCTATGTTTTCAGAAATTTTGGCTCTCTGAACAGCTCTTTTTAATTGTCCTCCATTAAAAAGTGTAAAAGATAAATTAAAATTTAGAAAATAATTAGTTGTTTTTGCATTAATAGGCTCACTAGGCGATTCTTGATTTCCTGAAAAAGTAGCCTGACTCAAATCTTGTCTGTTATAATTATATGAGTTTCCTGCTGAAACTGAAAGCTGTGGTATAGTAGCAGCTTGATTTAAGAGTGTTGCATCGTGTAAAATGGCTTGAGAAATTAAAAGACGATTCAAATCTGGGTTGGCTTCAAACATTTGTTTTTCTAGGTCTGCAAACTGATAAGTTTCTGCTGGAGCTTGTAGTTTTTCATTTATTTCATATACTTTTTCTACTTCTTTTTCTCCCATCAAAACATTCAAATCACGTACAGCATTTCGATATACTAATTCTTGATTGATTAAATTAATAGAATCTGTCAGGAAATTAGTTTTGGTAAGAAGTGTTTCGGCAGTTGTGGCAGTTCCTAAATCTACTTGTACTTCTGAATAACGATTTCTATCTCTTGAGTAATTCAATACTTTTTTCAAGACCTCAATGCGTTCTTTTTCCAAAACTACTCTATAATATCCCAAAATAACAGCTTGAATGGCATTTTGAATCACAATTTCTGCATTTCCTTCTGATTCTTCTTGCAATTGTTCCAAACGATGCTTGGCAATTTTGGTTCTGAATCCATTAAAAACTACCCAACTTACATTAAGCGCAGGTTGAATACTATTATTAATCGTGATTCCAGATAAAAATGAGGCAGGGTTATCTACATTATTTACACCATTGTTTTGTTGTAAAAGAAGATTGATAGTTGGATAACGTCCAGTTTCTCCCCAATTATTATTGAGGGTAGCTTGGTTGATGCGTTCTCTTTCTATCAAAATTCCGTAGTTGTTTTTGAGACTTTGAGCTATTGCTTCTTGAAGGGTAAGAGTAGAGTTTGTAGTCTTGAAAACTTGATTGCTCTGAGCAAAAGAAGAAGAGAAAATAAAAACAAGTACGAAAGTAAAGTAAAATTTATAAACAGAAGAGGAAATACTTTTCATAAAATGAGGAGTTGATAAAATGTAAAATCAATAGAAAATGAGAAAAATCAATATAATTTTCTAAGCAGTTACAAAACAACTCAATTCCTTACAAAAGGATAACAAAATAAGAATAGATTAAGAATTTTTAAAATTACATTAACTTATTTTTGCAGCAAATTATTATTTAACTCGCCAATACATTTATAAAAAAGTAATTTACTTGCTCAGCAAAATCTCTTCATATTCTTTTCGTGCTTCTTTATCTATTAGTGGTGTAGATATTTGTGTGGAGTCTTTCATACTTTTAGCCTCTCTAAGCTGTTTTAAATCTAATTTATTGATATAAACAGGGTCTTTCAAATCAAAAACACGATTAGAGTCACTATCAGCAATATATCTAAAGTAAATTTGTCCTTTTTCTCTCTCTACTGTCCAGTCGATAGTTCTTGTATTTTTTGGTGTTACAGCTCTGAAATAACGTCCTCTATTATCTGATACATACATTACAACAGCATCTTTCCAATCATAGAAACCATCTTGATTAGAATCTTCTTGAAGAGTTTTGTATAAAATGATAGTAGAAGACTCTTTATATGTTCCTACCTCTTCGAAAGAAAAAGCTATACGTTTAAATTTTTGTGTAGTCAGAAGATGAGTTTCTTTCGTTTTTTCATCAAAGAAAATTAGATTGTGAGCATTCTGTGAAATATCTTCGGCTGTTTTTCCGTCATCTGTATAACGAGCTTCTGCAATATCTCGCTCATTAACAATTTGCATTGGAATAACTGTAAAATCTGTATTTTTTATAGAAACAGGCTGCCCATAAATTACTCTCCTTGTATCTTTATCAGTTGAGTTGTCTGAAATAGGCTGACGAGAGTTGCAACTACCAAATGACACTGAAAGAATAAATAGAAAGAAATAGCTAAATTTTGAAATAGGAATAAAAGAGTATTTTTTTTTCATCTGTAAAACAGGGAATTATTTTAAATAGAATAATATATAAAGGGAATAAACACACAGTATATTTATTTGAACTATTTTTTCAAACAAATATATTGCACAATTTAGCTAAAAATATAAATAAAGAAAACTATAACTCATCAAAATTTATATTACCCTTACTGTAATATTAAATTATCTTTACTCTCTTTTCCTGAGTTTGGAATTTGTAATGTGAAAATAGAACCTGTCTTATAATTAGATTGTAATTGGAGAGTTCCTTCCAGTTGGTCAACGGTTTGTTTGACTACATAAAGTCCTAAGCCTGCTCCCTGTGAACGTTCATTTCCTCTATAAAACATTTCAAACACTTTGTCTAATTGTTCTTCTTCAATTCCCTGACCATTATCCTCAATTATAATTGAAGCATGCATTCTGGTAACTCGTACCGAAATTTTGACAAAAGATTTTTTTTCTCTTTGTGTTTTATATTCTATTGAATTTGCAATCAGACATTCCAAAATTATATAAAGGCGTTCTGTATCAGAATAAAAATTTATTTCTTGAGTAATTTCTTTTTTAAATTCTACTCCTTCTGCTCCCTCTACAAATTTAGCTTCTTCTATAAGTTGAGAAATAAATCCATCAAAATGAATACGTTCTTTTTTTACTTTAAAATTTTTATTGGCTACATATGCCAAAATTTTATTTACATAATAATCTAATTTGTGCAGACTTTTTCCAATATTTGACACATAAAAGGACAGATTAGTATTTTCTTCAAATTCTATCTGAATAACATTTATCAATCCTAAAGCAGAAGCTATTGGAGAACGTACGTTATGAGAAACGCTATATACAAACTTATCTAATTCATAATTTCTTTTCTCTAACTCTGCATTTTTATCAAATAATAGTTTTTGTATTTTCTGACGTTCTTCTACTTCATTTCTCAATGTTTTTGTTTTTATTCTAACTTGTTTGCGTAGTGTAAAAACCCAACTTCCTACCACAACAATTACTAATAGAAGAATAGCAGCTATCCATTTTAGACGTTTTAATAAAATCGTATAGGCTTCTTTTTCATTGTCAAACCATTTTACATAAAGCTCTGAATAAATTCTGTTTTCTTTTATTCTATTCATTCCCTCTTCAATGTCTTTGGCTAATTTTTTATTTCCTTTCTTAACAACAAAAGAAAGGTTTTTTGAAAAAACAAACTCTTCACTTACAGCCAAATTATCGAAATTATGTTCTTCTATAAACTTATGAGCTGTATATTGGTTAATAATTGCGTAATTACATCTTCCAGAAGCTATTATTTTAAGTGCATGCAACTCAGTTACAGCCTGAATCATTTTTATTGTAGAGTCTTCTTTTTTTATATATTCTTCTGCTATTGCATTAGCAGTTACTACAATAGTCTGATTTTTTAATTGAGAAATTGATTTTACGGTAGGACTTTTTTTATTTCTGACAATGATATAAGAAACTACATCATGATGAGGTAAATAATCTATTTTTGCGACTCGTTCTTCAGAATAAAACATATCAGCTACATTTATTCGTCCCTTTGGCTGTTCTAGTTCTTCTCTAATATTTGTCCAGTCTCCGAGTTGAATCTCTACCTCATATCCCATTTCTTTTCCAATTGCTCTCATTATATCAACATGAAAACCATCATATTCGCCTTTTTTATTAATAAATTCATACGGTGGATAATCATAATCTGAACCAAAAATGATTTTTTTAGTAGAATCATTTTGTCCAAATAGTGAAATAGTATAAAAAATAAAAAAGAGTAAAAATGCGTATCTCATCAAGAATTACAATAATTAAAGGAATAACAATTATTTCTAACTTGTAATAAATCGTAATAAGATACGTATTTTTTTTAAAATTATGGACTTTATAAAACTGATTTTTAAGAGAGACAGTCTAAAGGCTTAAAAAAGGTCTACTATTTTTATCATTTTTCCTCTAAATTCAAAACTTTCACCTTTCTTTTTTCCACTCATTACTTCATAAATAGGAGCAGCAGTAGAAATAGCAAAATAACCACTTGGTTTATCATTAATTTTAAGTTCTGCCAAACTGATAGAAATATAAAATTTTTGATTTGCATCTGTAATAAC
This is a stretch of genomic DNA from Bernardetia sp. MNP-M8. It encodes these proteins:
- the hisC gene encoding histidinol-phosphate transaminase — encoded protein: MNQDIITSKNTQSKTNFDLQKLIRPNILTLKAYSSARDEYKKSDIEVTKIDENFETPAPIFLDANENALGSPLSEMVQTDYNRYPDPHQRDIKAQLSKLKNVNENQIFVGNGSDEAIDLLFRIFCIPQKDNIIVCPPTYGMYSVSATINDVEIRKTLLTTDFQLDLEGIKKQIDANTKLIFVCSPNNPTGNLIDKNDIKELCQFFDGIVVVDEAYIDFAENAKEASFINELENFPNIVVLQTLSKAWGMAGVRLGMAFSSAEIMEYYKRTKPPYNVNMLTQKIALKALSLSQNVEQAIQVLNFERDKLIEELRSENNKESKFSFIEKVYPSDTNFILVKLKDASKVEEVYNFLIKQNEIVVRNRSKEPLCEGCLRITIGTPEENELLLSTLGRYK
- a CDS encoding ribonuclease HII → MQTPLSFYFSDVAFEAGVDEVGRGCLAGSVVAAAVIFPKGYRNSFLNDSKKLSKKDREELDIEIRESALSFAIAEASPAEIDKINILNASFLAMQRAIIQLNPVPEFLIIDGNRFKTDLKIPYECIIKGDSKYLSIAAASILAKNYRDDFMIKLAEKYPYYGWETNVGYPTKKHKLGIAEHGLTEFHRKTFNSSLQLDLRFQK
- a CDS encoding TolC family protein, with amino-acid sequence MKSISSSVYKFYFTFVLVFIFSSSFAQSNQVFKTTNSTLTLQEAIAQSLKNNYGILIERERINQATLNNNWGETGRYPTINLLLQQNNGVNNVDNPASFLSGITINNSIQPALNVSWVVFNGFRTKIAKHRLEQLQEESEGNAEIVIQNAIQAVILGYYRVVLEKERIEVLKKVLNYSRDRNRYSEVQVDLGTATTAETLLTKTNFLTDSINLINQELVYRNAVRDLNVLMGEKEVEKVYEINEKLQAPAETYQFADLEKQMFEANPDLNRLLISQAILHDATLLNQAATIPQLSVSAGNSYNYNRQDLSQATFSGNQESPSEPINAKTTNYFLNFNLSFTLFNGGQLKRAVQRAKISENIGNLTIDQNKLTLSRDLARAFDLYNVRRQLLALSTESKNVSEQNLQILEERYNSGLINSFDYRQIQNAFQNAAFNELQATYNLIDANTTLIRLTGGLTE
- a CDS encoding transporter substrate-binding domain-containing protein, which codes for MRYAFLLFFIFYTISLFGQNDSTKKIIFGSDYDYPPYEFINKKGEYDGFHVDIMRAIGKEMGYEVEIQLGDWTNIREELEQPKGRINVADMFYSEERVAKIDYLPHHDVVSYIIVRNKKSPTVKSISQLKNQTIVVTANAIAEEYIKKEDSTIKMIQAVTELHALKIIASGRCNYAIINQYTAHKFIEEHNFDNLAVSEEFVFSKNLSFVVKKGNKKLAKDIEEGMNRIKENRIYSELYVKWFDNEKEAYTILLKRLKWIAAILLLVIVVVGSWVFTLRKQVRIKTKTLRNEVEERQKIQKLLFDKNAELEKRNYELDKFVYSVSHNVRSPIASALGLINVIQIEFEENTNLSFYVSNIGKSLHKLDYYVNKILAYVANKNFKVKKERIHFDGFISQLIEEAKFVEGAEGVEFKKEITQEINFYSDTERLYIILECLIANSIEYKTQREKKSFVKISVRVTRMHASIIIEDNGQGIEEEQLDKVFEMFYRGNERSQGAGLGLYVVKQTVDQLEGTLQLQSNYKTGSIFTLQIPNSGKESKDNLILQ